TCTTCAAGCGTGGCAAGGACGAAAGCCGTCCGCCGCAGCCGATCGAAGTGCCGGTGACCAACAACATCATCCTGAAGAAGTTGCGCGTCGCCTTCGAACTGAAGGAAGACGACATGCACGCCATCCTCAAGGCCGCCGAGTTCCCGGTGTCCAAGCCTGAGCTGAGCGCGCTGTTCCGCAAGTTCGGCCACACTAACTACCGCCCGTGCGGCGATCAATTGCTGCGCAACTTCCTCAAGGGCCTGACCCTGCGCGTGCGCCCGCAGTAAATCGCGCCGCGCGCCCTGTAGGAGCCGGCTAGCTGGCGATGGCGATCTTGAGAACGCCATCGCCAGCAAGCCGGCTCCTACAAGCGCGGTCGCAGACCAATCTGTATAGATGTTCATTCCGCGCAAAAATAGTGGCTCCGCTTCCGGCGGCTGAAGACTAGGGTGTATTGACCCTCAGCTCTCAGGACTCGCCATGCATCCCTACTTCTCTCTGCAAGGCCGCACCGCTCTGGTGACCGGCGGCACCCGCGGTATCGGCAAAATGATCGCCAAGGCTTATGTCGAGGCCGGCGCCATCGTGTACGTGTGCGCCCGGGATGCCGAAGCCTGTCAGCAAACTGCCGATGAGCTGAGTGCCTTCGGGATTTGCCACGCCATGGCCGCCAACCTGGCGCATGAAGAAGGCGTTCAACAACTGGCCGCGCAATTGAGCGAACAGATCGGTCAGCTGGATATTCTGGTGAACAATGCCGGTACCACCTGGGGTGCGCCGCTGGAGAGTTACCCGGTCAAGGGCTGGGAAAAAGTCATGCAGCTCAACGTCACCTCAGTGTTCAACTGCATCCAGCAATTTCTACCGCTGCTGCGCAAGGCCGGTTCGGCGGCGAATCCGGCACGGATCATCAACATTGGCTCGGTGGCCGGGATTTCTTCCTTCGGCGAACAGGCGTATGCCTACGGCCCGAGCAAAGCCGCCCTGCATCAACTGTCGCGGATTCTGGCGCGAGAGTTGGTGAGCCAGCACATCAACGTCAACGTAATCGCACCGGGACGTTTCCCGAGCAAGATGACTCAGCACATCGGCAACGATGAGCAGGCGCTGGCCGAGGACACGGCGTTGATTCCGATGAAGCGCTGGGGCCGGGAGGAAGAAATGGCGGCGCTGGCGATCAGCCTGGCGAGTACGGCCGGGGCGTATATGACCGGGAATGTCATTCCTTTGGATGGCGGGTTTAGTCTCTAGATCGGCGGCGCGGCTATCGCGGGCAAGCCACGCTCCCACAGGTTTTATGCCGTACACAACATTTGCGTTCACTCGAGAACCTTGTGGGAGCGTGGCTTGCCCGCGATGACGGAGTAATAGGCAGCACCGATCTCGAGGCCGCTCGGGTTATCATGCCGCCCTAATCCCGGCCTCGACCCCAGACCATGACCTACAGCGTTTCCCCCATCGGCTTCGTGCGCTCCTGCTTCAAGGAGAAGTTCGCCATTCCGCGTCAACCGCAACTGGCCCCGGCCGCTCGGGGCGTACTGGAGCTGGTGGCGCCGTTTGATCAGGGTGATGCGGTGCAGGGGCTGGAGCAGGTCAGC
The Pseudomonas sp. GR 6-02 genome window above contains:
- a CDS encoding DUF1456 family protein: MIHNDVLRSVRYMLDISDKKVIEIIKLGGMDVTLEDLVTYLDKKEEDEEGFVRCPDEVMAHFLDGLVIFKRGKDESRPPQPIEVPVTNNIILKKLRVAFELKEDDMHAILKAAEFPVSKPELSALFRKFGHTNYRPCGDQLLRNFLKGLTLRVRPQ
- a CDS encoding SDR family oxidoreductase — protein: MHPYFSLQGRTALVTGGTRGIGKMIAKAYVEAGAIVYVCARDAEACQQTADELSAFGICHAMAANLAHEEGVQQLAAQLSEQIGQLDILVNNAGTTWGAPLESYPVKGWEKVMQLNVTSVFNCIQQFLPLLRKAGSAANPARIINIGSVAGISSFGEQAYAYGPSKAALHQLSRILARELVSQHINVNVIAPGRFPSKMTQHIGNDEQALAEDTALIPMKRWGREEEMAALAISLASTAGAYMTGNVIPLDGGFSL